gggccagggccggggTCTGCGCCAGGGTCAGGGTCTGGGTCTGCAGTACCGGATGCTGGTTGGAGGACGGGTCCTGGAAGTCAACACTATCCTTGGAACATTCTCAGGACGCTACAGATGCCAGACGTCAGTCAGCGATCACAGACAAACCCTGTCTGCCTGGATACACGTCCACTCTGAAGGTGTGCGTCGCTATAACAACGTGTCACCAGTCCCCATCAAACACTTAACATCAACAGACATTCAGGCTTACAAAATCACAAAACAGCTAACCTGTACTACTGCTCCAGTCGACACAAATCAGGAGCGTGAAGTCTGAAAGGATTCAGACACACAATGCTCTCCTTGTCAGGTCACCTCTATCTGcttatccatccatcctccgcTTGGCCTCTAATGGAGTCCAGGCACATGACAGCCACAGTCCTACCAGTTCTGATCCCAGCAGGCCTGCCTGTAGACACAGCTGGCAGCCATCACTGGACCCCAATTAACATGGAGATTTGTACCACTTCAAGTCCTCCGAGTTCTCCTGGCCCATGTGTCATGAGCTGGAGTTCAGGGTTCCCCCCATGAGAGAGAGGACATCTGACAAATTGCTAATATCAACAGAGTTTAATGAGCACTCTtaaggagaggggcggaggggggttgggggcaaGGTAACATCAGAgttggggagagacagagagagacagacggggagggagacagagcgagggaaaGCTGGAgacgagagtgagagacagagagacgaagtgaaggatagagagagagacagagtgagacatagagagatggagtgagagagagacgaggtaAGAAAGAAGTGGTTCTATGCTGCGCACAGCTTCGACCGTGGTAGTGAACCAGAGCTCAGGCCTGATTATAGTCCTGCTAAACATCCTGTAACCTCTGATACTGCAGAGTCATGATGTGTGTTGCCGTCTGTGTGTCCAGAGTTCAGCTGGCGTGTAGGAGACTGGGCCCCCTGTAGCGCCTCCTGTGGAGGCCGAGGGAAGCGCAAGAGGAGGCTCCGCTGCGTGTCTCCTGGAGGTCAGGAGGTCATCACCTCCATGTGCCAGCACCTGCCCGCCCCCGTCACCCCCTCGCTGGTCTGCAACCGCCAGGACTGCCCCCCCAGGTACACACGCGTGGAACGACgaacacagacactcactcacacacactgtcacacacacactcacagacactcacgtacacacactgtcacacacacactcacagacactcacgtacacacactgtcacacacacactcacagacactcacgtacacacactgggACAGCACTCTACACAGCCCTTAAGCTATCTCTTAGCCAGCTTTACTGCATGCTGCTGATTGGCTAACGTCAGACTCAACCTCAGCCATTGGCCCGAGTCCAGCCAGCGTTGTGCTGCTAGGCAGACAGTAGTCTTGTGGGTCCTGCTCATGTGGTGTGACGAATAAagttgcatggttttgtatcgCCGAGGCACATCTGAAGGTGACAACTCATGGCCCTCAGCAGGGCTAGAGATTAGGACCCTGACCTGACGCCCTGACACAACCCCACTGaatcacacacaggaaggatTCCTCAAGGAATCAATGTATGGCTTGAATGTACTATATAAATGATGTCTGTCTCTTGAGCAGGTCAGATCTCATTCCCGCCATAATGAAACACAGGCCCGCGGCTCTCAGCATATACTCCTGGATACTTTAATACTCTCAAACTATAAAACTTGAATACTGTAATATTGTATGCCCTGGTAGAACTAACTGTCATCTTAGTGCCTGTTGAAATATTTCTGGTTTTCCCTCCATCGCTGTGTGAATAAAAACAGGTATTTGTTTAGGTTTAGTCCTGCTCTGTGTGCCTGCTCCAAAAACATCAGCTGATTATTGCCTTGTGAAGGAACACTGACACAGAGCCACTGGCTGGGTTATTGCTGCAAAGCAGTGTGCTGCTCTGGGAAACTGCTTAGTGCCTGTTGCTGGGCCATCACCGGCCATCCACACACAAAGCTGGCTTTGTTACCCAAGCTGTACCGCCCTCTCCTGGGGGGGAAGACTGGCAATATCCTACTTGGATAAATACTCACTCACCCACTAACTCGCTCGCTCGCTTCCTAGACCGCTATAACAGATGGGGTATGAATAGATAGAGTGATCTTCCTGGAGGAGGCCTGGATAGTGGGAGCAGATGTGTTTTACTGACCCCTGAGGAGCTTGGGAGTTCAGGAGGTTTACAACCCCCCTATCAGGAGGGCTTCTGTCCAGGTACCAAAACACCTGGAGAGGTCTTCACCTGCCCTCAATCCCCTGTGTTGTCCTGTCACAACCTCAGCTGAATATATGTGAgcgaaggtcagaggtcatctttGACAGCGTGGCATGTCGACCCTGTCGTCCCTCTCCAGCTGGGTGGCGTCTGTGTGGTCGCGGTGCTCCGCCCCCTGTGGGAGTGGCTGGCAGCAGAGGCAGGTGTCGTGCCAGCAGGTGGAGGCGGGCGGAGGGGTCAGGACTCTGGCGCCCTCTGTCTGCGGGAGGAACACAcgcccagcagacacacaggagtGTAGCGCTGACAGCTGTCCGGCCTGGGTCACCAGTCCCTGGGGAAAGGTACATTGCTTCTGTGAcaactgtagctgtgtgtgacTACTGTTACTATTGTAGCTGTGTGTGACTACTGTTACTATTGTAGCTGTGTGTGACTACTGTTACTATTGTAGCTGTGTGTGACTACTGTTACTATTGTAGCTGTGTGTGACTACTGTTACTATTGTAGCTGTGTGTGACTACTGTTACTATTGTAGCTGTGTGTGACTACTGTTACTATTGTAGCTGTGTGTGActactgtagctgtgtgtgacTATAGTGCTCTGCGACTGAGGATGTGATGGGCTGTGAGGATGTGGACTCCAGTGCTCtgggactgtgtgactgtgtgactccagtgctctgggactgtgtgactgtgtgactccagtgctctgggactgtgtgtgactccagtgctctgggactgtgtgtgactgtgtgactgtgactccagtgctctgggactgtgtgtgactgtgtgactgtgtgactccagtgctctgggactgtgtgtgactccagtgctctgggactgtgtgtgactgtgtgactgtgtgactccagtgctctgggactgtgtgtgactccagtgctctgggactgtgtgtgactgtgtgactgtgactccagtgctctgggactgtgtgtgactgtgtgactgtgactccagtgctctgggactgtgtgtgactccagtgctctgggactgtgtgtgactgtgtgactgtgactccagtgctctgggactgtgtgtgactgtgtgactgtgactccagtgctctgggactgtgtgtgactccagtgctctgggactgtgtgtgactccagtgctctgggactgtgtgtgactccagtgctctgggactgtgtgtgactgtgtgactccagtgctctgggactgtgtgtgactccagtgctctgggactgtgtgtgactgtgtgactgtgactccagtgctctgggactgtgtgtgactgtgactccagtgctctgggactgtgtgtgactgtgtgactgtgactccagtgctctgggactgtgtgtgactgtgtgactgtgactccagtgctctgggactgtgtgtgactgtgtgactccagtgctctgggactgtgtgtgactgtgtgactgtgactccagtgctctgggactgtgtgtgactgtgtgactgtgtgactccagtgctctgggactgtgtgtgactgtgtgactgtgactccagtgctctgggactgtgtgtgactgtgtgactgtgtgactccagtgctctgggactgtgtgtgactccagtgctctgggactgtgtgtgactgtgtgactgtgtgactccagtgctctgggactgtgtgtgactccagtgctctgggactgtgtgtgactgtgtgactgtgactcCAGTGCTCTGGGAGGTGCCTAGGCCCCACCCTGACAGTGCAGAAGCGGGCGGTGGTCTGTAAACACTCCAACGGTTCATCTCACCAAGACTGCGACCTCAAACACAggtagaaaccacacacacaccacgacaCACATTTtatccacaccctctctcacacctctcGCAGAGCACTGACtcactgcaccccccccccctcccctccgccagGCCGCAGAACGTGCGTAACTGCTCGTCAGAGCTGTGTGACGTGCAGTGGCGTGTGGGCCTGTGGCGAGCGTGCACGGTGGCATGCGGCAGTGGGTTCCAGTCTCGGAGGGTGGACTGTGCCCACAGGAGGACTGGTAGGACCCTGGCAGACCATCACTGCTCCTGGCACAAACGCCCTGCCACCTGGCAGAACTGCAACAACACCACTTGtgggagtaagtgtgtgtgtgtgtgtgtcagtaaacTCAGTACCAGGCCACATGTCTAGCATTGAGAGTTTGCTGTAAAAACGTCTGTTAAAAGTTGTGTTTTACAGTTTTTGATACTTTGATATGTTTTTGATAGTGAAATGTGGCATTTGACGTCTGTTAGTTGAGAAACACCTAGTAAAACTGTGCGCTGGTGGAaaagtctctcacacactgacttCAAAACGGAATAACAGGCAGATTATTGCTTAGCTTTTTGGGAGGAAACATTAAGACCAGGCTACGTTTGGCAGCATTATCGTCTTTATCCAGCAACCACAGGCTCAAAGCAGGAGAGTTATTTGCTGTTTAATATTTAATGTAAAAATTTGTATTGACATCTTCCCAATATCCACAGACCCAACGTGGAACATTTAGGTAAAACAATCTTGCCAGGAAATAAAAAATTCTTCCAAATGATTGACCATGTCTAACTTGTTTTTGCAGGTGAATGCCAGGACACAACACATTACTGTGCTGTGGTGAAGAGACTTAAGCTTTGCCCCATTCAGATGTACAAGCAGAGGTGCTGCGAGTCCTGCTCAGAGGAAGCAGGCGCCACCTAGTGGCCAGTTGATGTAACACCAACCCTTAGGACAGATGGACCACGCTGTGTAGCTGGCAGGCAGGACAGAGACTAAGATGGCTGGAGTTCATCTCCATCAAGACTGGTAAAACATCCCACACCCTAACACTACTGGGATTCGTTAAACTCACCACTCCCTCCATGAAAATTCCTTTCTGTGAACTTCAAAGACTAAATTAGGAAAttccgttccccccccccccccccccagttgaaACCTCTGTGACTAATGGGATACATATCAATTAAAACCTAAATGGCCAACCATGTCCTGAACTACCTTCCCATATTACAAGGAGTTCATACCATGTTTAACTCTTTGTCAATAATCATAATGCGCCCAGTGACACTCCTGATAAGGAGAACAGAACAGACTTGTGTACTATAGAATGTGAATCTCCTGACGTCATGGTAACAGATCATAATGGTGGATATCCTGTGTTTTATAATTTAATTTATACATAATAAATATTATTATACATGTAGATATTTGATGTGGAGGTGAGATATCCTATCATCTGTGACTATTCTcaagtgtgagggtggagggatacTGGGTTGTAGAAGAACGTCACTACTGCACCATATAACAGCTTAGTCTCTACAGTCACTGGAGTGACTATGCAGTAGTCATGACAACCTACTGTACATGAAGGCGCAGTAGAGAAAACAAGACAGGTGTTAGTAAAACCCAATATTTCATTATTTGCCATAAATACAGTACTAAATCTTCCATATACAATCGTTCGTGGTTTTAAACATCCCCAGCAGTAGCATTGTAGATCATGTCAAAGATTTCTGTACTGTGAGGAAAGTTTGTCTACAGTTTCATTGTTGTTTGGATAAAACTGGTTCAGCAATGAAAAGCATAATAGGGATTAAGTACTTTGATACAGTgacatttgttttctgtttaaGCAATCGGTCTATGTTTTACTTGTGTTTGGTTGGTTATAATCATGTGCTGCATTGTAAAGTCATGTATATAGTGTGTTTAAGTGCAATATTGTacattgtgtgtatgtagatTTTGTGGGACTttattttcttacctttttgtttaGTTAGTGATAGTTATCTGTCTTTATTCTCTTATAAACACCTTTTAATGTTAGCGTATAAACCCTCAATCAAGCAGCTGCTTAGCTGTTGGCAGGTTTACACCTTTGTCTCTCTGGTTTAATTTGCATGAATTTAGGTGCTGTTTCAGATGTTGTGTAGATACATGATGAAATGCAGTCATTATCCTACTGTTGCTACTAATTTgaaactcacactcacacttggAAGCATTACTTGGTTGAAGGAATGTATTTTGAAGACACATTTAAGTGCTCTAAAACATTACAAATAAAGACAGTTTGATCCTTTACGTTGTTCatctatattctctctcatatttactgttattatatattattttctCACCATAAGACCCCCAAGTTTTCGGAAGTTACTGACAGCTAATGATCGCTAGATGGTAAATCAATGTATTTGGTCGCCACGGTTTCTTTTAATGCAGTCTACCACCAAATACAAATATTGTCTTTCTCCAAATGTTTGAATGTTTTATATTAGTTTAAACAGTTTGGAGGTGATAAAGTAATATAAAAAACGGACCCAGCTGCAACGGACGCAAGCACACCACAATTGccccagaaatgttaccctctctagtttcttcATAAAGGCTCAATATTTTATTCACAAAGAAAAGTGCATTTGTTGCAGGATTTTCAGTGGGGTTTTGATAGCCGACATTTGGCACATACATTGATAGACATGGTGATGATTACGTTGCATTTTGATATAGGAGCATCATTGATATTCAATCAAATTAACaaattaatacatttgtgtAGAGTAAGTAATAGCTACTACCAAAATAAAGATTTTAGTTTTTACGTGTACATACTTAATCAAATCGCCAATACTTTTCAAAATCACTGTAGGTAAATACGATGCACTGACGTAAACAATGCAGAAGTAGAGTGCTCTTTATGAGGTCAGAATCGTGGGTCTCTGTGACAACAGTCAAGCTTTATTACTGCACCACTACTGCTTTCTGCACGGGAACATTACTGGCCTGCATCATGCTCTTAGATGACAACTTCCTGTAGAACCTGTGCCCATTGTGGTCTGAGTCCTCAAACACAAACCCTGGAGGGGAGTCGTAGCTAGCCAGGCAAACGCTGATCCTgcaacacaaaacaacacactcCCACCATCACTGTCTGCTGTGCGGAGAGCCATATTACTCAACGTGTATGTGATATTATGAAGCAGTGCATTTCTAGTTTTACAAGTAACACAGTTTACCAGTATCACATTATTAGAGTATTACATTATGAGAGTAATATTACTCTCATAACGTAGGAGTCTTCCTGTAGACAGTGCTATACAAACTGTGTAGCCTATTAGGTGTCACACCTCTTCGGAGTGAACTCTGTGTTGTACATGGTCCCGCTCTCCAGGGGGGTATTTCGTCTCGCTACAGTGTTGGGGGGCTTGAAGCTGATGTTGGGCTGAAGCTTATGAGTCGTGTAGTgggcctggagaggagaggacccgAGACAAAAATACTGAAAACAGATACAGGGGCTAAGACAGGGGCTGTTTTATAAGGACGTTATGTAATTGAATTAAGAGTAGCAATCCTATAATATGCCAGGATAAAAAAGTTGTAGCATCTTTGCCTTGAAGGTGGTGAGGTCATCCATCTTGCCAGTGGCTTTGtgcatctcctcttctcttttcttcatcAAAGCCTGCCTCGGTGTCACCCAGGGCTGGAAGTCTTCTCTCATGGTGGTGTATCCCTAGGACCACACCACAGACCAATAAGCTGTCaccaccatagatatatataaagactagatgtctcgtccgcgttgccggacaacggagtcgaacgtccgcacatggcggccatcttgctatagtcaactcgctcacccataacattgtgtggatgctacatgtactttttaaatgaccataacttgctcaattttttACCGATTTTTAagtggtttggtttgttatccacgtcagagatgtcgttatgtcACTGCATACTTGtattctatttaaaaaaaataacataattattcaaaagtatgcagtggcataacgacatctctgacgtggATAACAAACCAAATAATACCTCTAATCTCTCAGTCGATCTCTTGAtttactccctcccctcctaacCTGAAAGGGCACGGAGGACTTAAGGGGCTGACAGAAGGGCTTGGCGGACGTGAAGGGCTGGGTGTTGTGCTTGACGAAGTCCACAGCAGAGGTGGTGCTCATGTCCATGTGCTGGGTGGGACCGACGTACTCCAAGGGCTTGCGTAGCTGGGGCAGGCTCACCGGCCACTGCTGGAACTGCTGCTGAAACTCTGTACTGCCGTCAAAAGGGGCGTCAGATGACGCCTGAATGATGACAAATATAACAGAGCATTGGCTTGATTGCTGGAATTATTATTGGTTGCTAATGAATGACATTGATAGTCTTGCTGTAacactggggagtcaggtggctgagcggtgagggagtcgggctagtaatccgaaggttgccagttcgattcccggtcatacaaactgatgttgtgtccttgggcaagacacttcaccctacttgcctcgggggaatgtccctgtacttactgtaagtcgctctggataagagcgtctgctaaatgactaaatgtaatgtaatgtaatgtaacactACAGCTAGTGCGTTTCCGGTAGTGCTACCTTCGCAGGGTCAGGCTTGCAGCTCCGGGCCAGCTGCCCGGGCAGGCCCTGGAAGTCCCTGCGCTGGGTGGTCATGTCTTGGAGGGGCTCTGTGCTGGGCTTGTACACCTCCGGGGGCTTGACGTAGCGAGCCTCCGCGGGGTGAGGGACGTACGACAGATGGTTGCTGGTCACGCCGTCGAAGGGAACCTCACTCAACATGGGGACACTGGAGGGTTTGAAGCTTTCCCTGGGGACCAAGCCCCTGTCGATGAAGTCGTCCTGGAAGGTGGAGGTGCCCTGGAACTTGGCCGAGGACGGCTGGTAGTTCTCGTTTCGTTTAGAGAGCTCCCTCTTACTGATCTGCCACACTTTGAAATCATCTGAAACATCACATCAGCATGTTAAGCTATGTGTCTCATCATGGCTCACACACCATTCTGTAGGGAATACCTGAGAACCATACCTGTCTTTTATTATAATCTAAGAGATAATGTGACACACCTGAAATTGACAAACCTCATGTATGTACAGTGTTTTTGTCAATTGTTTAGTTAAGGTAGAATGCATCACCTTTATAAGTGGGCACAGTGTCCAGTTTGCCCGGCGCAGCCTGCACTCGCTGTTTGGGTCTCACGGCAACACAGGGCGTGACCTGGTAGGGGTTGAAGTCCTGCTTGTAGGTCGTCCCCATGTCAATCTCCCCAGGATAGGGCTTGTACTCTGTCTGCTTCCTACCTGGTCGCCGATTCACCTCGTAGGGGATGAAGTCTGTCCTGTTATGGACGGACAGACACAAAAGTATACAGAGAGCTGAGAAATATACAGCGTGTGCACTCTGGACGGTTAACATTAAAGGTGTCTAAAGTGTAAATAA
The window above is part of the Osmerus mordax isolate fOsmMor3 chromosome 13, fOsmMor3.pri, whole genome shotgun sequence genome. Proteins encoded here:
- the LOC136955744 gene encoding ADAMTS-like protein 3; the encoded protein is MSTLSSLSSWVASVWSRCSAPCGSGWQQRQVSCQQVEAGGGVRTLAPSVCGRNTRPADTQECSADSCPAWVTSPWGKCSGRCLGPTLTVQKRAVVCKHSNGSSHQDCDLKHRPQNVRNCSSELCDVQWRVGLWRACTVACGSGFQSRRVDCAHRRTGRTLADHHCSWHKRPATWQNCNNTTCGSECQDTTHYCAVVKRLKLCPIQMYKQRCCESCSEEAGAT
- the saxo2 gene encoding stabilizer of axonemal microtubules 2; amino-acid sequence: MIRQCLCEICNCGRHRCPHRPTALYGKGNQACEQTEYTEKYPAYGAHSPPKSMKPKPVDHNDRGKMDGTTTFKTDFIPYEVNRRPGRKQTEYKPYPGEIDMGTTYKQDFNPYQVTPCVAVRPKQRVQAAPGKLDTVPTYKDDFKVWQISKRELSKRNENYQPSSAKFQGTSTFQDDFIDRGLVPRESFKPSSVPMLSEVPFDGVTSNHLSYVPHPAEARYVKPPEVYKPSTEPLQDMTTQRRDFQGLPGQLARSCKPDPAKASSDAPFDGSTEFQQQFQQWPVSLPQLRKPLEYVGPTQHMDMSTTSAVDFVKHNTQPFTSAKPFCQPLKSSVPFQGYTTMREDFQPWVTPRQALMKKREEEMHKATGKMDDLTTFKAHYTTHKLQPNISFKPPNTVARRNTPLESGTMYNTEFTPKRISVCLASYDSPPGFVFEDSDHNGHRFYRKLSSKSMMQASNVPVQKAVVVQ